The following proteins are encoded in a genomic region of Drosophila miranda strain MSH22 chromosome 4, D.miranda_PacBio2.1, whole genome shotgun sequence:
- the LOC108163455 gene encoding catalase: MCSRDPASNQLIDYKTNDSEVQKDCTTASGTPVGVKDAIMTVGPRGPALLQDFVYLDEMMHFDTERIPERVAYAKGAGAFGYFECTHDITRFCAGSLFEKVRKRTAIAMRFSVACGENGSADTIREQRGFAVKFYTDDGIWDIVGCNMPVYYVRDPSLFPSLIHAQKRNPQTHLRDADMFWDFMTLRPETLHALLMYFSDRGTPDGYRHMHGYGAHTYRMVNPNGETFYVKFHFKTDQGIKNLDARRCSELMAHDPDYAIRDLYNSIKKGNYPSWTMYIQVMLNEEAKKSRFNPFDVTKVWPQKEYPLLPVGKLVLDRNPTNYFTEVEQLAFSPAHMIPGIEPSPDKMLQGRLFAYGDTQRHRLGVNYMQIPVNCPYRVHVKNFQRDGSMTVTDNQDGAPNYFPNSFCGPKESSRALALQTCCPISGDVYRFMSGDTEDNFSQVTDFWTYTLDNCGRKRLIRNLSEHLCEASQFLQERAVKLFTMVHSDFGRLMTEALNTARISKF; the protein is encoded by the coding sequence ATGTGTTCACGTGATCCGGCCTCGAATCAGTTGATCGACTACAAGACCAACGATTCGGAGGTGCAGAAGGACTGCACCACAGCCAGCGGTACGCCAGTGGGTGTGAAGGATGCCATCATGACGGTGGGGCCGCGGGGACCAGCCCTGCTGCAGGACTTTGTCTACCTGGACGAGATGATGCACTTCGACACGGAGCGCATACCGGAGCGGGTGGCCTATGCGAAAGGCGCGGGCGCCTTTGGCTACTTCGAGTGCACCCACGACATCACCCGGTTCTGCGCGGGCTCGCTCTTCGAGAAGGTCCGGAAGCGCACGGCCATCGCCATGCGGTTCTCGGTGGCCTGCGGAGAGAACGGCTCCGCGGACACCATCCGGGAGCAGCGGGGCTTCGCCGTCAAGTTCTACACGGACGACGGCATCTGGGACATTGTGGGCTGCAACATGCCGGTCTACTACGTGCGCGATCCCTCGCTGTTCCCCAGCCTGATCCACGCCCAGAAGCGTAATCCGCAGACCCATCTACGGGACGCCGACATGTTCTGGGACTTTATGACCCTGCGCCCCGAGACGTTGCACGCCCTGCTGATGTACTTCAGTGATCGTGGCACGCCCGATGGCTACCGCCACATGCATGGGTACGGGGCGCACACCTATCGCATGGTCAATCCGAACGGAGAGACCTTCTACGTGAAGTTCCACTTCAAGACGGATCAGGGCATCAAGAACTTAGACGCACGACGATGCTCCGAGCTGATGGCCCACGATCCGGACTATGCCATCAGGGATCTGTACAATTCGATCAAGAAGGGAAACTATCCCAGCTGGACCATGTACATCCAGGTGATGCTCAACGAGGAGGCCAAGAAGAGCCGCTTCAATCCCTTCGACGTGACCAAGGTGTGGCCCCAGAAGGAGTATCCCCTGCTGCCGGTGGGCAAGCTAGTGCTCGACCGCAATCCGACCAACTACTTCACGGAGGTCGAGCAGCTGGCCTTCAGCCCGGCGCACATGATTCCGGGCATTGAACCCTCGCCCGACAAGATGCTGCAGGGACGGCTCTTCGCCTACGGCGACACCCAGCGCCATCGTTTGGGCGTCAACTACATGCAGATTCCCGTCAACTGTCCGTACCGCGTGCACGTGAAGAACTTCCAGCGGGACGGGTCCATGACGGTCACCGACAACCAGGACGGGGCCCCCAACTACTTCCCCAACTCGTTCTGCGGCCCCAAGGAGAGCTCCCGGGCCCTGGCCCTGCAGACCTGCTGCCCCATCTCGGGCGATGTCTACCGCTTCATGAGCGGCGACACCGAGGACAACTTCAGCCAAGTGACCGACTTTTGGACCTACACCCTGGACAACTGCGGACGCAAGCGCCTCATCCGGAACCTGTCGGAGCACCTGTGCGAGGCCAGCCAATTCTTGCAGGAGCGCGCCGTCAAGCTCTTCACAATGGTCCACTCGGACTTTGGTCGCCTGATGACCGAGGCCCTGAACACGGCCAGGATCTCAAAGTTCTAA